One region of Chanodichthys erythropterus isolate Z2021 chromosome 24, ASM2448905v1, whole genome shotgun sequence genomic DNA includes:
- the LOC137014809 gene encoding uncharacterized protein: protein MIAAETHTLARRVENGWSLMEKTLETQRIRRDNGEIQHTLFRVFSRYFLYRQKMSDSQEITVASSPDFVTELLPSAQRTALLYHLSYLCLAKFPKLERVLRERAVETQLLFGSSEALLLKCAATSKNLVSTLLPALKVAVEKDKTILAIKSLEKARQWISEIVDKVEKMVDRYEKHNHSVASCTSDVILEKNETEKRKAQTTKEIDAQETAVRDLEDQLKKNTEKIGQIEAKIAKKNKELQNHVKEASSKSNGLGIVAALVPFVGPIVKSIYDAKTGPDVAAKTQGLSSELSQLSFDKSSLMSKEWNIHVRMTDMQLKLASMKIENGSIPDPVHLNDVQKCLSCIQKILIQLQKFWESVSVMLEALKDETFANEHFIEESELKEIFLESISTAQGHWKAFGESCLNAKSIFSLQTKDAYKFLETSPSSLSPEEWKKEYDAVIVDLNKINPDPFTPEAPAPITQ from the exons ATGATAGCAGCTGAAACACACACTTTGGCAAGGAGAGTGGAGAATGGCTGGAGCCTGATGGAGAAGACTCTGGAGACACAGAGGATCAGGAGAGACAATGGAGAAATACAGCATACCCTGTTCAGAG TGTTTTCCAGGTACTTCCTTTACAGACAAAAAATGTCAGACAGCCAAG AAATTACAGTCGCAAGTAGCCCCGACTTTGTTACGGAGCTTCTTCCATCTGCTCAGCGTACAGCTTTGCTCTACCACCTCTCTTATCTCTGCCTGGCTAAGTTCCCCAAGTTGGAGAGGGTTCTCCGAGAGCGTGCTGTTGAAACTCAGCTTCTCTTTGGATCCTCAGAGGCTCTGCTGCTGAAG TGTGCGGCCACAAGTAAAAACCTGGTTTCCACGCTGCTGCCTGCGCTGAAGGTTGCTGTTGAAAAGGACAAAACCATTTTGGCAATTAAGTCCCTGGAAAAAGCCAGACAATGGATCAGTGAAATTGTTGACAAAGTGGAGAAGATGGTAGAtag ATATGAGAAACACAACCACAGTGTGGCTTCCTGCACCAGTGATGTAATTCTTGAAAAGAATgagacagaaaaaagaaaagcacaAACTACTAAGGAGATAGATGCTCAGGAGACGGCGGTGAGGGATCTCGAAGATCAACTGAAGAAAAACACTGAGAAGATTGGACAAATTGAGGCAAAGAttgcaaagaaaaacaaagaactGCAGAATCATGTCAAAGAGGCTTCTAGCAAAAGTAATGGTCTCGGTATCGTTGCTGCCCTTGTACCATTTGTTGGACCCATTGTTAAATCAATTTATGATGCTAAAACTGGCCCTGATGTAGCTGCGAAAACCCAGGGTCTGTCCAGCGAATTGTCTCAACTCTCCTTTGATAAATCAAGCCTGATGAGCAAGGAGTGGAACATCCATGTCAGGATGACTGATATGCAGCTGAAGTTGGCAAGCATGAAAATTGAAAATG GTTCAATTCCGGACCCTGTCCATCTGAATGATGTCCAAAAATGCCTTTCCTGTATCCAAAAAATTCTGATTCAGCTTCAGAAGTTCTGGGAATCAGTGAGTGTAATGCTGGAGGCTCTCAAAGATGAGACTTTTGCTAATGAACACTTCATCGAGGAGAGTGAACTGAAGGAGATCTTTTTGGAGTCTATTAGTACAGCACAAGGG CATTGGAAAGCCTTCGGTGAATCCTGTCTGAATGCAAAGAGCATCTTTAGCTTGCAGACTAAAGATGCGTATAAGTTCCTGGAGACCAGCCCATCTTCACTGTCACCAGAGGAATGGAAAAAAGAGTATGACGCTGTCATAGTGGATCTGAACAAAATAAATCCGGATCCCTTTACTCCTGAAGCACCAGCTCCCATTACTCAGTAA